One segment of Candidatus Nitrospira nitrosa DNA contains the following:
- the fsa gene encoding fructose-6-phosphate aldolase: protein MKIYLDTANVKEIQEAASFGLLDGVTTNPSLVVKEGRSFREMLQEVCKIVDGPISAEVVSIEADAMVKEGKELAKIHQNIVVKCPLIPEGLKATKRLAAEGIKVNVTLCFSPTQAMLAAKAGAWCVSPFIGRLDDISSNGMELIRQILTIYKNYDYKTLVLVASVRHPQHVVEAALAGGHICTMPYNIFQALFKHPLTDSGLKRFLDDWKAKGQQ from the coding sequence ATGAAGATTTATCTCGATACCGCCAACGTGAAGGAAATCCAGGAGGCCGCCAGCTTCGGGCTGCTTGATGGTGTCACAACAAATCCCTCCTTGGTCGTGAAGGAAGGTCGTAGTTTTCGAGAAATGCTGCAAGAGGTGTGCAAGATTGTCGATGGGCCGATCAGCGCCGAGGTTGTAAGTATAGAAGCAGACGCCATGGTCAAGGAAGGCAAAGAGCTGGCCAAGATTCATCAGAATATTGTGGTGAAATGTCCCTTGATCCCGGAGGGGTTGAAGGCCACAAAGCGGTTAGCCGCCGAGGGCATCAAGGTGAACGTGACCCTCTGCTTTTCCCCGACTCAGGCCATGTTAGCGGCGAAAGCCGGAGCTTGGTGCGTATCACCTTTCATTGGACGACTCGATGATATCAGCTCAAATGGTATGGAGCTTATCCGACAGATCCTGACGATCTATAAGAACTATGATTACAAGACACTAGTATTGGTGGCAAGCGTTCGTCATCCACAGCACGTCGTGGAAGCAGCCTTAGCCGGTGGCCATATCTGCACGATGCCCTACAACATATTCCAGGCACTTTTTAAACACCCACTCACCGA